The genomic window CTGTACACTTGCGTTTGGAAAACACTGGATCGACACGAAACAAACTTCGGCAACGATTTTAAATATAGTAACTACTTATGCTTGGACAGGATCTGCTTATGTTGTTCCTAGCGCTACGGCAAAAGCAGGAGTTTTGGCAATGACAAGAAGTCTTGCTGTAGAATGGGCAAAATACGGAATCCGTTCTAATGCAATTGCACCAGGGCCTTTCCCAACAAAAGGAGCCTGGGACAGATTATTGCCAGGTGATCTAGCTGAAAAATTTGATATGGCTAAAAAAGTGCCATTGAAAAGAGTTGGCGATCATCAGGAATTAGCCAATTTAGCAGCTTATTTAGTTTCTGATTTTTCAGCCTATATCAATGGAGATGTAATAACAATTGACGGAGGCGAATGGCTGAAAGGCGCAGGACAATTCAATTTATTAGAAGCAATTCCAGAAGAACTTTGGGATCAGCTTGAAATGATGATTAAAGCAAAAAAGAATAAATAATTACAAGTGCTTACTAAATTCAGAATATTTTTTTAAACTATACTGATTGCACGAAATCCCGAAGGTTTACTTTCGGGATTTTTTTTTACCATTAAAACAAGATTTTTAACCATATAAATGATATAAGTTCAATGAAGTAAAAAAATATTTAAAAATCTGACTGCTTAAATTTACATCCATTACTTTTATGGTTTAAAACACATAATATGTTTAGCAATTCAGTTAAATTATTATTTTTGCCAAACAAATATCAAACAAAAATTTTATGCTCATTATTGGAATTGCAGGAGGAACAGGAAGTGGAAAAACCACAGTAGTACACCAAATTATGAATGAATTGCCACATACAGAAGTTGGGGTAATTTCTCAGGATTCGTACTATAAAGAAACAACCAATTTGTCTTTTGATGAGAGAGCATTAATTAATTTTGATCATCCGCGTGCTATCGATTTTGAATTGTTAGAAAAACATTTAAAAGCTTTAAAAGCTGGAGAAACAATCGATCAGCCTGTTTATTCTTTTGTACAGCACAATAGAACAGATGACACGGTTTCAACTCATCCTCGAAAAGTAATGATCGTAGAAGGAATTCTAATATTAACAAATCCAGAATTACGTGAGATGTTCGATATTAAAATCTTCGTTCACGCAGATTCTGATGAAAGATTAATTCGTCGATTAAAAAGAGATATTTCTGAACGCGGACGCGATATTGATGAAGTTTTAAACCGTTACCAAACTACGTTAAAACCTATGCATGAGCAATTTATCGAGCCAAGTAAGGCTTTTGCAGACATCATTATTCCAAATGACAAATACAATACTGTAGCAATTGATGTAGTTCGCGCAGTAATTAATCAGCGAATTTCATAATTTTTATCGTAAATTTAAACCATAATAATTAGGAGCTGATTCCCGCTATTCGTTGCAATCTTTTGTGTCTCGTTAAAGAAACGAGACACAAAAGGATTTTCACTGCTATCGGGGCTAAAAAAGACCTATCGTATTCAAAACAATATTCGTTTAAAAATGAAATTAAAAAATCCATACAAAGACAAAAAATGGTTCAAATACCTAGGAAACAAATACGTTTGGGTGTTGCTGTTTTTTGTTGTTTGGATGTTATTTTTAGACAATTACTCTTATTTTGACCATCGCTTTTTAGATGAACAAATAAATGAGCTTCACGATAATAAGAAATATTATCAGGAAGAAATCAAAAAAGATCAGGAACAGATCAAACAATTAAAAAATCCAGAACAAATTGAGAAATACGCAAGAGAAAAGTATTTCATGAAAAAAGACAGCGAAGATATCTACATCATACAATTTGAAGGAGACACTATTCCAGAAAAAGAATAATCAAAAAAAATAAAATGGCCACTAACCTATTCGACGATTTTAATCCGATTTCATCCAAACAATGG from Flavobacterium fluviale includes these protein-coding regions:
- a CDS encoding SDR family oxidoreductase, with product MSYTDKMLRDDALQGKVIVVTGGGSGLGKAMTKYFLELGAQVAITSRDLEKLKTTAAELESQTGGKCLPLQCDVRHYEEVENMLQEVLKSFGKVDVLLNNAAGNFISPTERLSANAFDTVIDIVLKGSKNCTLAFGKHWIDTKQTSATILNIVTTYAWTGSAYVVPSATAKAGVLAMTRSLAVEWAKYGIRSNAIAPGPFPTKGAWDRLLPGDLAEKFDMAKKVPLKRVGDHQELANLAAYLVSDFSAYINGDVITIDGGEWLKGAGQFNLLEAIPEELWDQLEMMIKAKKNK
- the udk gene encoding uridine kinase; translation: MLIIGIAGGTGSGKTTVVHQIMNELPHTEVGVISQDSYYKETTNLSFDERALINFDHPRAIDFELLEKHLKALKAGETIDQPVYSFVQHNRTDDTVSTHPRKVMIVEGILILTNPELREMFDIKIFVHADSDERLIRRLKRDISERGRDIDEVLNRYQTTLKPMHEQFIEPSKAFADIIIPNDKYNTVAIDVVRAVINQRIS
- a CDS encoding FtsB family cell division protein, encoding MKLKNPYKDKKWFKYLGNKYVWVLLFFVVWMLFLDNYSYFDHRFLDEQINELHDNKKYYQEEIKKDQEQIKQLKNPEQIEKYAREKYFMKKDSEDIYIIQFEGDTIPEKE